Below is a window of bacterium DNA.
CGCCGAGAATCGCCCGCAGGCGGCGTGGGTTCTGCACCCAGATCCCCGAGCGCGTCAGACGCAGCGCGCCTTCTCGGGCGAGCCGATGCAGGACGCGCGAGAGCGTCTCCGGGCTCGTGCCGACCATCTGCGCCAGCTCGCGGCGCAAGAGGGGCACGGTGACCGCCGCGCCGCTCTCCAGGCCCATCCCCGTGTCGGCCAGGAAGGCCAGGAGCTGCCGCACGGTCCGCGTGCGCACGTTTTCGTGGGCGAGGGCCAGCAGCAGCTCCTCGGAGACGCGCAGCTCCCTGGCCATCAGGGCGAGCAGGCGGGCGCAGAAGCCGGGCGACTGCGCGAGGAGCCGATGGAAGTAGTCGCCGGGGATGGTGCAGAGCTCGAGCTCGCCCACCGCCTCGGCGCTGGCGGCGAAGGGCTCCCCGCTCAGCAGCGGCCGATAGCCGAGCAGGCGGCCCCGCCCGAGCAGGCGGATGATCAGGGGATCGCCCGTCGCGCTGGTCTTGCTCAGCTTGACGATGCCCGAGCGCACGCAGAAGACGGCCAGCGCCGGATTCCCTTCCTGGAAGACGGTCTGCCGATCCCCGTAGCGGCTGACGGAAATCGCGGCCCGATCCTGGCCCGGATCCAGGCCGGCCAGCTGGCAGAAGGCCGCTGACTCGCGGCTGCCGCAGAAGCTGCAGGCCTCGCCCACCGCGCGCCTCAGCGCAGCTCGAACTCGAAGGTGC
It encodes the following:
- a CDS encoding winged helix-turn-helix domain-containing protein, with protein sequence MARELRVSEELLLALAHENVRTRTVRQLLAFLADTGMGLESGAAVTVPLLRRELAQMVGTSPETLSRVLHRLAREGALRLTRSGIWVQNPRRLRAILGDRA